Genomic segment of Paenibacillus sp. FSL R5-0912:
CTGCCCTTCAAGCTTGCGGTTCACAACGTTCGCCGGAATAAACTGCAGATCATCGTAGAGTACTTCACCTAGGCTCCGGTTAGACATCACGGTGATTGTCTGTGCAGATATCCGGGCAATCAGCAGTCTGACACTGGCGGGTTCAAAGACGAAGTCTGCCCGTATAGATTTGGCTTTGCGCTCATACCGGTTTAGCCATGCTGCCGCCTCCTTTGACTTGCCCAGGCAATCTCCAATGAATCTTAATTGCGTCCGCCAGTCCATGGGATGACGGGGCACCAGATAAGTGGAGGCAAGCTCTCCAAGCTGCTGCTGTATAGCCGGACTTAGCGTTTGCTCCAGACCCAAGATGTAATCAGGACGGAGGGAGGCGAGCTGCTCTATTCTGCTCTCATCATCCTCGGCAAGCGGCAGCACTGCACCTGGCTCATATTTACGGCGGTAATATTCAGTCCACGGATGGTCAGCCGGAGCAGCGAAGGGAATAATATTCAGCGTAAGCAGTGCCCCGATTAGATTGCCGTGGTAGGCAACGATCTTCAACTTGGCATTCCGCATGAAGGTGGCCGGAGCTACACCCGTAACTTGCTTGAACTTGCGCCGGAAATAAGCAATATCCTTGTAACCGACGTAAGCGGCAATATCCTTCAATTCATAATTCGTATGCGGCAGCATAAAACTTCTTGCTTGTCTGATCCGGTATTCGGTCAGGTATTCAATCGCGCTGAGACCGTATCTCTGCTTGAATAGCCGGATGAAATGCCTTACGCTAATGCCTGCTTCGCCCGCGAGCAGAGCGATGGAGAGATCCTCACGGTAGTGCTGCTCTATATAAGTCTTGACCCGCTCCATAACAGCGTCGGTATCGCTCGGCTGCAGCTGGTCTGCATCGCTGAGCAAGCTGTACAGCAGTTCATAGAATCTGCTCTGGGCCCGCAGCCGCTCCAGGCCGTTATCACTCCGCATGGAAGCGGCGATGGCTTCACAGTGTTTGCTGTAAGTAATCGTTGAAGCAACTGCGGCTTCGCCTTCCCATGGGAAGCGACAATGAAGCTCCGGAGAGCTTGCCGGTTCATGAGGTTCATGAGGCCCAGGCAGATCACGCAGCCCAAATACATCAAAGCGCAGAATATATAATCCCAGCTCTCCTGAGCTGTCTAACTGTGCTTCGATTAGTTGCCCAGGCAGGCACACGGACACATATCCGGGTCTGAGTTCGCTATACTTGCCGTCCACAGTGATCCAGCCCCGGCCCGAAACTGGAATCAGGAGCAGATGCGATTCAAGAAATTGCAGGCGGAGTGAACACTCTCCCGTGAGACTGCTGTTCTGCTCAATGCTGCGAAGCCTGAACCACATCTGATTAAGCTGTCCGAAGGTTCCCGCAGGAGGGATCCCGTTCTTGTCATTCATTCTTCGTACCACCTTCCGCTAACTGTCACCGTGCAGATCAATCTCCCTCAGCACCCTTGTGAGTACATGCCCCAGATGGATAAATGCCAGCCTGGAGTGACGGTAGAATGTAGGGGGCTCATATGAAAAGCTTCGGTTGCTGCAGTGTATATTGGACGCAGGGAACCTCTCTGTGAGCAAGACTGTTCTGGACCGCATCCGGTGATATCGTCCCGGGTCCCGCCGCTGGAAGTCTTCCCGCAACATCCGCGATACGAGCTGGTGCAGGCGGAGTCCGCTCAAACCGGTACGCACACAAGACAACCTGCTCAGTTATTGTCCGGCAAAAAAAAGCCGCCCGGCTTC
This window contains:
- a CDS encoding helix-turn-helix domain-containing protein, which codes for MNDKNGIPPAGTFGQLNQMWFRLRSIEQNSSLTGECSLRLQFLESHLLLIPVSGRGWITVDGKYSELRPGYVSVCLPGQLIEAQLDSSGELGLYILRFDVFGLRDLPGPHEPHEPASSPELHCRFPWEGEAAVASTITYSKHCEAIAASMRSDNGLERLRAQSRFYELLYSLLSDADQLQPSDTDAVMERVKTYIEQHYREDLSIALLAGEAGISVRHFIRLFKQRYGLSAIEYLTEYRIRQARSFMLPHTNYELKDIAAYVGYKDIAYFRRKFKQVTGVAPATFMRNAKLKIVAYHGNLIGALLTLNIIPFAAPADHPWTEYYRRKYEPGAVLPLAEDDESRIEQLASLRPDYILGLEQTLSPAIQQQLGELASTYLVPRHPMDWRTQLRFIGDCLGKSKEAAAWLNRYERKAKSIRADFVFEPASVRLLIARISAQTITVMSNRSLGEVLYDDLQFIPANVVNRKLEGQTLTLEELESADTDKLLLIVDEDASSQAIWSRLRDKAPWKHPDSAGYSRVELLPPFPWTEYNSFTQELILELALSLWRNWT